In a genomic window of Rhododendron vialii isolate Sample 1 chromosome 12a, ASM3025357v1:
- the LOC131312105 gene encoding uncharacterized protein LOC131312105 produces the protein MASISLDIAAAAFVGLAKCHSKYPTCSRVRTSVLPLLWRPKCHHTALNFRSISTQPRILSIEMPKSRRFSRRFTAAAAPAQAESSDVSTKLPTDDRIPATVITGFLGSGKTTLLNHILTADHGKRIAVIENEYGEVDIDGSLVASKTTGAEDIMMLNNGCLCCTVRGDLVRMIVELVNKKKGKFDHIVIETTGLANPAPIIQTFYAEDQIFNDVKLDGVVTLVDAKHANIHLDDVKPKGVVNEAVEQIAYADRIIVNKTDLVGEPQVASLIQRIRSINGLANLKRTQFGKVDLDYVLGIGGFDLERIESAVNAEDSKEDHASHSHDHEQDHDHDHEHDHDHDHHHHHDHKHEHHDDRHSHDHTHDPGVSSVSIVCEGSLDLEKANMWLGTLLMERSDDIYRMKGLLSVEGMKERFVFQGVHDIFQGSPDRLWNADEQRTNKIVFIGKNLNAQELEKGFKACLV, from the exons ATGGCTTCAATCTCACTAGACATAGCCGCCGCCGCCTTCGTCGGACTAGCCAAGTGCCACTCGAAATACCCAACTTGCAGCAGGGTTAGAACCTCGGTTTTGCCCCTTTTATGGAGGCCCAAATGCCACCACACCGCTCTGAATTTCCGTTCCATCTCTACGCAACCCAGAATCCTCTCCATCGAAATGCCCAAATCGAGGCGATTCTCTCGTAGGTTCACGGCCGCTGCCGCCCCGGCGCAGGCGGAGAGTTCCGACGTTTCGACCAAGCTGCCGACCGATGATAGAATCCCTGCTACTGTGATAACTGGCTTCCTGGGTTCTGGAAAG ACTACTTTATTAAACCATATATTAACCGCGGATCATGGGAAACGCATTGCGGTGATCGAGAATGAG TATGGTGAAGTAGACATAGACGGTTCTTTAGTTGCATCTAAAACTACGGGGGCTGAGGACATAATGATGCTCAATAACGGGTGTCTTTGTTGCACAGTGAGAGGTGATCTTGTCAGGATGATTGTTGAATTAgtcaataaaaagaaaggaaaattcgACCACATAGTCATTGAGACTACAG GATTGGCAAATCCGGCACCAATCATTCAGACTTTTTATGCAGAGGATCAGATTTTTAATGACGTTAAGCTAGATGGTGTAGTCACTTTGGTTGATGCTAAACATGCTAACATTCACCTGGATGATGTTAAGCCAAAAGGAGTGGTCAATGAAGCTGTAGAGCAAATTGCATATGCTGACCGTATAATAGTCAATAAG ACCGATCTTGTTGGCGAGCCACAAGTTGCTTCTTTGATTCAGCGGATAAGG AGCATAAATGGTCTGGCTAATTTGAAGCGAACCCAGTTTGGGAAAGTTGATTTGGATTATGTTCTTGGGATTGGAGGCTTTGATTTGGAAAG AATTGAAAGTGCTGTCAACGCTGAAGATTCAAAGGAAGATCATGCTAGTCACAGCCATGATCACGAGCAGGATCACGATCATGATCACGAGCACGATCATGATCACgatcaccatcatcatcatgACCACAAACATG AGCACCATGATGATCGCCATTCCCATGATCACACTCACGATCCTGGCGTTTCTTCAGTCAGCATTGTTTGTGAAGGGAGCTTAGACCTTGAGAAG GCTAATATGTGGCTGGGTACATTGTTGATGGAACGGAGTGATGACATTTATCGCATGAAAGGTCTCCTATCCGTCGAGGGTATGAAAGAGAGATTTGTCTTTCAG GGAGTTCATGATATATTCCAAGGTTCACCTGATCGGTTGTGGAACGCAGAcgaacaaagaacaaacaagATTGTGTTCATAGGAAAGAACTTGAATGCACAGGAATTGGAGAAGGGTTTCAAGGCTTGTTTAGTCTGA